In the Granulosicoccus antarcticus IMCC3135 genome, TTCGACAATGAGGGTGCGCAGGATCTGGCCAGCTGGCGTGATGCACAAGAGCGTGTTGTGTTCGAGGCTCATTCAACGGACTACCAGACACCTCAGGCTTTGCACCAACTGGTTAGCGGTGGCTTTGCGATCCTCAAGGTCGGACCGGCTCTCACCTTTGCACTACGTGAAGCCTATTACGCCCTGGATCAGATCGCCGGAGAATTATCCACCGATTATCAGGCAGGAGCACTTCGGGCAAGTCTGGAGCAGCTCATGATCCGCAAGCCTGAATATTGGGAAGATTACTACCGCGGCTCTGAGACACACAAGCACCTGCTCCGGCATTTCAGCTACAGCGATCGTATCCGCTATTACTGGACCGACCCGGATGCCCTCAAGGCCGTAGAGCAGCTTTTCCAGACTCTTGAGGGCGTGCAGATCCCCGAGACTCTGGTGAGCCAGTACCTACCACAGCTCTACCGCTCTGTTGCGCTGGGCACCGCATCCAGCCTGGGGCGGGATCTGGTGCTCGCCAACGTACGCACCGCCATTGCCCCCTACACGGCCGCCTGCCAGCCAGACAACAAACAGGCTCTTGCCTGACGTCCGACCCACAGCCGGTGAATATCGCTTGTTCGCCGGCTACCGCCCAGCCCGTCGCGTCGCGGTGGCAAATGGGCCAACGGCGAGCCATGCGTACCGAGCTGCACACTTGAACACCACTAAAAACCCTCTTGCAGCGCACCACAGAGATTCTGTAGTGCCTTTTAATTCAGTTATTATTAAAATTCACAAAACCAGTGAATATCTTATCTTGTTGTTTACACTGATATTTATAAATTTCTCAGGTTTTTACGTGAAACTGTTCCGTTTGATGTTGCAATGCAAAATGATTAGCCCCATAATTCATTTCAACAGGGCAGGCAACTGTCTGTATGACCAACCGGAGCCAGACCATGAAAAACGTATTCGAAAACCTGAACCTGACTGACAGCATGAACGAGCAAATCAAGCAGCTGACAGACATGCAATCCAACGCCCTTGAGCCAATGCGCGACTTCGCAACACTGGCTGCCGATGCTCTTGAGCAAATTGCTCGTCAGAACTACGCTGTTATTGGTGACGTTCTTGAATTCTCTACCAAGCAAGCCCATCTGCCTATGTCCAGTGATAACGTGACAGATGTGACTTCAGCCCAGGCAGATGAAGCCAAGGCGCTGGTAGAACTGTTGAACAGCCGTGCGGCTGAATACACAGAAATCGTACAGCAGTTTTCAGCCAAGGCGAAAGAAGCCGCTGAAAGCGCTTCAGCCTCTTTCAAGTAAATCGACCACTGGCGCTGTAACCCAACGCCATTGATTGCAAGCCAAATTTATTACCGTAGGCTTACGATAGCCGGTTAATCTGAATTGCCGGTTATCGTGAGTTAGAACCTACCCACATCAGGAGTCAAAACAGATGAAATCCATAAACGAACAATTTGCAGAAATGCAGAAAAAGACACTCGAAAGCCTTGAGCCCATGCAGAACATGAATGCAGTGGCTGCAGAAGCATTTGAACGTATCGCTCGCAAGAACTACGAGCTGATGGGTGAGCTGGTTGACTACACTGTTGCTCAAGTGAAGACACCTGCTGATCCTACCAACCTTCAGGAAGCCTACGAGCAACGTACAGCTGAAGCCAAGGCATTTGCTGAAAAAGTCAATGCCAGCGCCGCAGAATACGTAACGCTTGCTACTGAACTGGGTGAAATGGCGAAAGCCAAAGCCGCTCCTGAAGCAAAGAAAAAAGCGGCTCCTGCCAAGTCCAAGTAAGTAACCGCGCTTTATTGTTCGATCGTAGTCAAACTTGCCAGCAACACGGATTTTTCATCCTGTTGCTGGCAAGTCAGTTTTCGTGCAAGTAAGCTTGCGCCAATTATCGGCAATGACACCTTAGAGAAGGTTGCGGTGCAAAGTTGCAATCGGCTCGATCAGCAACCCCCTTCGTCATAGCCCTAGAATTGCACCTTGTCGCCACCTTTGAGCGCCAGAATTTCACGTGCTTCATCAGGTGTTGCAACCTCACAGCCCAGATCTTCGATAATTCGTTTTATCTTGGTCACCTGCTGTGCATTATTGGCGGCAAGTTTTCCTCGAGATATAAGCAAGCTGTCTTCGAGCCCAACACGCACATTGCCACCCATCTGACTGGCCGTCGTTGCCAGGGACATCTGAACACCACCGGCACCCAGAACCGACCAGCGATAGTCATCACCAAACAAACGGTCGGCTGTCTGTTTCATGAAGATCAGGTTTTCCACTTCCGGGCCAATGCCGCCAAGAATGCCGAAGATGAACTGAATGAATATCGGTGCCTTGAAAAGGCCGATATCCATGCAGAATCTCAGGTTGTAGAGATGACCAACGTCGTAGCATTCGTGCTCGAATTTGATCTGATGAGGTTCCAGCGTTCTGGCTACTTTCTCGATATCGTTGAATGTGTTGCGGAATATGTAAGTATCAGAGTTTTGTACATACTCTTTCTCCCAGTCAAAATTCCATGTGTCATAGCGCTTGGCAAGTGGGTGGAACGAAAAATTCATCGAACCCATATTCAAGGAACACATTTCGGGTGAGAACTTGAGCACCGGAGCTATACGTTCCTCGATAGAGGTCTTCAGGCTGCCACCGGTAGAGATATTGATGACAGCATCTGTCGACTCCTTTATTTTTGGCAAGAAGGCGGCAAAGTGATCCGGATTGAGTGAGACCGAACCGTCCTCTGGATTGCGTGCATGCAGATGCAACACTGATGCCCCGGCTTGTGCCGCAGCAGTTGCCTGTGCAGCAATGTCTTCAGCCGTGTAGGGCAAGGCGCTCGACATGGTGGGCGTGTGAATAGCACCGGTGATAGCGCAAGTGATGATGGTCTTTTGTCGTGCCATTGTCATTCTCCCTTGTTGCTGGATGTAGATTCGACTCGATAGCCGAGTGGAAAGAGTTGCAGGTCAAATCGGCTACGAATCAGCCCCCAGAGTCCTTTGGGAGCCACCAGCATGATCGCAATCGCCACTACCCCAAGCAGGATCAGATAGATTGTTCCCAAATCTGCCATGGTTTCACGCAAGGCAAAGAACACCAGGGTGCCGATGATGGGTCCTTCTACCGTACCGATTCCGCCTATTACGACGATAAAGATGACAAACGCTGTCCAGTCGTTCACCGCAAAGGCTGCATCAGGTGAGATTCGCAGTTTTTGCAAAAAGATCAGTGCACCGAGCACCGCCGTCAGAGATGAGGCCGCAACATAAACCAGAAACTTGGTTCGCCAGATATTGATACCCAGTGAACCGGCTGCCAGCTCATTGTCTCTAATGGCGGTCAGTGCCAGCCCTTTGCGGGATCGCAGCGTGAATACCACGGTGAGTATGACAATCACGACGGCCGCCAAGGCCAGCCAGTAACTGAGCGATTCGCGTGATGAGCGTGATGCAGACAATGACTTGACGATGGCAACCGGAAGCGAACTGCCGGAGCCTCCCCCCAGCGCTGAAACCTGTGCAAAACTGAGACGGAAGACTTCGGCCATGACCCAGGTGCCAATAGCGAAATAGGCACCACGCAGACGAAACATCAGAGCTGCAACCGGAACTGCAATGATGGCCCCAAGAACACCTGCCATGGCAATGGCTGCCAGCGGATGCAAGCCTCCGAACATGGTCAGGGCAAACAGCATGTAACCGCCAAACCCGACATAAGCCTGCTGACCGACGGATACCAGGCCTGCATAGCCTGCCAGCAGGTTCCATAGACTCGCCAAGGCCAGATAGAGAAAGATCTCTCCCAGTAGTCGCATCTCGGCCCGCCCCGCCCACCACGGCACCGTCACCAGAACGACAATCAGCAAGACGGCCAACAACATGGAGATGTGAGTAGCGGTAGAACTTCGGGTCACTCGGTAATGGGTATTCATTCGCTCATCCTCGGGAACAGCCCATTCGGACGAATGGCCAGAATGATCAGAAAAACAATATGGCCAGCCAGCAATTGCCATCCGGGGTTGATCAATGCCCCCAGTGTCTGGGCAACACCGAGTATCACACCACCTGCCAACGTGCCCCATAGATTGCCCAGACCGCCAATGATGACGGCCTCAAAGCCGAATATGAGTCGACTACCGCCAACCGCCGGATCAAAACTTGTGCGGATTCCAAGCAACAAGCCGGCAATCGCCGTCACCGCCAGTGACAATGCCAGAGCCAGTCCATAGATATGATGCTTGTTGAGCCCCATCAGCTGGGCTATGTCCTGATTGTCCGAGACTGCGCGAAAGGCGCGACCCAACGCAGTCCGGTAAAATATCCATTGCAGCCCGGCAATGACCGCAATGGCGATGACAAACGTCAGTAGCGGCAACACACCAAGAGACACCGTACCGATCTTGACGCTCGCCGTTTCCAAGGCTCCCGCTCCCATTTTCTGAGGATCAGCCGAGTACACATTGAGCAAGACATTCTGGATGATGACGGATAGACCGAAGGTCACCAGCAAGGGGGATAACAGATCGCCACCCAGGGTGCGGTTCAGCACAACGCGCTGCAGAACATAACCCAGCGCTGCCATAACCGGGATGACGACAATCAACGCGAGCAGTGGATGCATACCAAATGCAACAGTGGTACTCAGGCCCAGATAGGCGGCCAGAATGATCAGATCACCATGCGCGATATTAACCAGCCGCATGACACCGAAAATCAGTGATAACCCGGCCGCAAACAAGGCGTACAAACCACCCAGAAGCGTACCTTGAATGACTGCATTTACCCATTCCATAATCAGGATATCCCAAAGTAGGCGCGTGATATGTCCTCACGCGAGACGCTGGATGAATTGCCCTGCAAGGAAACTCTTCCCTCCTGCAGGCAATACACACGTGAAGAGACAGACAGTGCTTTGGTAATGTCCTGCTCTACAATCACGGCTGTCATGCCATCCTGAACGATGCCCGGCAACGCCTCGTAGATATTCTTGATGATGACGGGGGCAAGGCCCAGGCTGATTTCATCAAACAGAATGACACTGGGGTTGGACATCAAAGCTCGGCCAATAGCGACCATTTGCTGTTGTCCTCCCGACAAGGAGGTCGAGGCCTGCTTGCGACGTTCACTGAGCACGGGAAATAGTTCGTAGATAGCATCCAGCGACCAGGGCCCTGCGCGTTTGATGCGCCCTCCGATCAGCAGGTTTTCCTCTACCGTCAGTGATGGGAATAACTGGCGCCCTTCAGGCACCATGGCAATACCGGTGGCAGCTATCTGGTCGGCCCGCAAGCTGCCGATGGCCTGGCCTCGATATTTTACCTGTTCGGATTTGCTTTTGATCAGTCCGACGATTGAACGTAGCAAGGTTGTCTTACCCGCACCGTTGGCACCGATAATGGCAACGACCTCGCCCTCGTTCAATGTCAGACTTACCTTGTACAAAGCCTGAAAATCCTCATAGTAGGAGTCCAGTGCGGTGACGACAAGAATGGGCTCACTCATCTGCTTCAATCCCCATATAGATTTGCTGAACGGCTGCACTGCGCATGATTTGCTGCGGTTCACCATCGGCGATCTGCTTGCCAAAATCGATCACGATCAGCCGATCCACCACAGCCATCAAGGCATGCACGACATGTTCAATCCAGATAATCGAGACACCACTGGCATGGATCTCCTTGATGGTTTCTATCAGTGCGGTACACTCCGCTTCGGTCAGACCCCCTGCTATTTCATCCAGTAATAACAAACTGGGTTCAGCACACAGTGCGCGTGTCAATTCAAGGCGCTTTCTGTCCAGCAAGGTCAGTTGACCGGCCGGTTTGTTGGCTCTGGCCATCAGGCCAGTTTGCTCCAGGACACTCAGGCTCTTTTGCTCGGCCTGACGCCCGGACAAGCCAGCTGCCTGGGTAGAGGCAATCATTGCATTCTCGAATACCGTCATATGACTAAATGGCTGGGGTACCTGAAAACTGCGAGCGATGCCCATCCTTGATCGACGCGCAGCGTTGTAACGCGTCACATCCTGCCCCTTGAACAGGATGCGTCCTTCATCCGGGTTCAAGGTGCCGGTAATCAGATTGAACATGGAGGTCTTGCCAGCCCCGTTGGGGCCGATCACACCCAATGCCTCCCCCTGCTCCAGCTCATAAGTCAGTGAGTCGGCGACAGTAATGGCGCCAAAGGATCTGCTCAGTTGCTGTAATTGAAGTATCTTGCTCATGGACTCAACGTCCTCATTAGCCACAGGGGGTTGCAGGCAGACATGATTTCGTAATCCGCCTACAAGAGTTTCAGTTCACCCGTTACCGGGATCATGGGTGCCTGCTTGTTGGTGACTATCTTCAGGTCGAACTCACCGTTTTCACGCTGCCATTGCCCGGCCACCAGTGGGGTCTTTGAGATATTCTTGACAGGGCCATTGGACCAGTTGACGGGGCCAACAATAGTGTCCATATCGGTGGATGCGATGGCCTCGACAATCGATGCCGGATCGTCCAGATCAGCAGCGCGTTTGATCACATTGGCAACCACTTCAAACAGTGCGTGTTTGAAACCGATCGGTTGCGTCCAGGGACGAGACGATGCCTGACTGTAGCCATTGGCCAGTTCCCCTGCACTAACACCTGTCAGCGAGGAGGCAAAAGGATGGTTGGGTGACCACCAGACTTCTGAGCTCAGACCATCACCCCGATCACCCAGCGATTCGATAACCGAAGGGAATAACAAGGCCTTGCCGATGGTGACAATCTTCGGAGAGAATCCCTGTTGTGCACACTGGGCCCAGAAGGTTGCAAAGTCGGGCGGAATCATATTACCCGTGACAATTTCACAGCCTGCAGCCTTGTAGGCGCTGATCATGTTGGAAAAATCCTGTGACATTGGCGAGTAACGACCCGGGTCGGTCAAGGCATAGCCGGCAGCAGCCAATGG is a window encoding:
- a CDS encoding branched-chain amino acid ABC transporter permease, whose product is MEWVNAVIQGTLLGGLYALFAAGLSLIFGVMRLVNIAHGDLIILAAYLGLSTTVAFGMHPLLALIVVIPVMAALGYVLQRVVLNRTLGGDLLSPLLVTFGLSVIIQNVLLNVYSADPQKMGAGALETASVKIGTVSLGVLPLLTFVIAIAVIAGLQWIFYRTALGRAFRAVSDNQDIAQLMGLNKHHIYGLALALSLAVTAIAGLLLGIRTSFDPAVGGSRLIFGFEAVIIGGLGNLWGTLAGGVILGVAQTLGALINPGWQLLAGHIVFLIILAIRPNGLFPRMSE
- a CDS encoding ABC transporter substrate-binding protein is translated as MKSSPKPRTSRHDLSRRDFLIRGTAAAFAAPAILKNTRAYAETPTLRIGHVSPRTGPLASFAEADDYVLEAIQQAFNAGLENNGKNWKLSIISKDSQSNPNRAAEVAADLILSDEVDILVAASTPDTTNPVADQAEINEVPCITTDCPWQPYFFGRNGDPAVGFENTFHFFWGLEDVIANFLDMWDGAGVNKSVAGLFPNDADGNAWGDAELGLPKPLAAAGYALTDPGRYSPMSQDFSNMISAYKAAGCEIVTGNMIPPDFATFWAQCAQQGFSPKIVTIGKALLFPSVIESLGDRGDGLSSEVWWSPNHPFASSLTGVSAGELANGYSQASSRPWTQPIGFKHALFEVVANVIKRAADLDDPASIVEAIASTDMDTIVGPVNWSNGPVKNISKTPLVAGQWQRENGEFDLKIVTNKQAPMIPVTGELKLL
- a CDS encoding 3-keto-5-aminohexanoate cleavage protein: MARQKTIITCAITGAIHTPTMSSALPYTAEDIAAQATAAAQAGASVLHLHARNPEDGSVSLNPDHFAAFLPKIKESTDAVINISTGGSLKTSIEERIAPVLKFSPEMCSLNMGSMNFSFHPLAKRYDTWNFDWEKEYVQNSDTYIFRNTFNDIEKVARTLEPHQIKFEHECYDVGHLYNLRFCMDIGLFKAPIFIQFIFGILGGIGPEVENLIFMKQTADRLFGDDYRWSVLGAGGVQMSLATTASQMGGNVRVGLEDSLLISRGKLAANNAQQVTKIKRIIEDLGCEVATPDEAREILALKGGDKVQF
- a CDS encoding phasin family protein, giving the protein MKNVFENLNLTDSMNEQIKQLTDMQSNALEPMRDFATLAADALEQIARQNYAVIGDVLEFSTKQAHLPMSSDNVTDVTSAQADEAKALVELLNSRAAEYTEIVQQFSAKAKEAAESASASFK
- a CDS encoding ABC transporter ATP-binding protein, which produces MSKILQLQQLSRSFGAITVADSLTYELEQGEALGVIGPNGAGKTSMFNLITGTLNPDEGRILFKGQDVTRYNAARRSRMGIARSFQVPQPFSHMTVFENAMIASTQAAGLSGRQAEQKSLSVLEQTGLMARANKPAGQLTLLDRKRLELTRALCAEPSLLLLDEIAGGLTEAECTALIETIKEIHASGVSIIWIEHVVHALMAVVDRLIVIDFGKQIADGEPQQIMRSAAVQQIYMGIEADE
- a CDS encoding phasin family protein, translating into MKSINEQFAEMQKKTLESLEPMQNMNAVAAEAFERIARKNYELMGELVDYTVAQVKTPADPTNLQEAYEQRTAEAKAFAEKVNASAAEYVTLATELGEMAKAKAAPEAKKKAAPAKSK
- a CDS encoding ABC transporter ATP-binding protein, which translates into the protein MSEPILVVTALDSYYEDFQALYKVSLTLNEGEVVAIIGANGAGKTTLLRSIVGLIKSKSEQVKYRGQAIGSLRADQIAATGIAMVPEGRQLFPSLTVEENLLIGGRIKRAGPWSLDAIYELFPVLSERRKQASTSLSGGQQQMVAIGRALMSNPSVILFDEISLGLAPVIIKNIYEALPGIVQDGMTAVIVEQDITKALSVSSRVYCLQEGRVSLQGNSSSVSREDISRAYFGIS
- a CDS encoding branched-chain amino acid ABC transporter permease, producing MNTHYRVTRSSTATHISMLLAVLLIVVLVTVPWWAGRAEMRLLGEIFLYLALASLWNLLAGYAGLVSVGQQAYVGFGGYMLFALTMFGGLHPLAAIAMAGVLGAIIAVPVAALMFRLRGAYFAIGTWVMAEVFRLSFAQVSALGGGSGSSLPVAIVKSLSASRSSRESLSYWLALAAVVIVILTVVFTLRSRKGLALTAIRDNELAAGSLGINIWRTKFLVYVAASSLTAVLGALIFLQKLRISPDAAFAVNDWTAFVIFIVVIGGIGTVEGPIIGTLVFFALRETMADLGTIYLILLGVVAIAIMLVAPKGLWGLIRSRFDLQLFPLGYRVESTSSNKGE